A genomic stretch from Georgenia muralis includes:
- a CDS encoding SAM-dependent methyltransferase, with translation MTVRTTTTRGLADIFADLVGQDVPVAFRAFDGSYAGPADPVATIEVRSPAAVRRVLAAPNQLGLARGYVAGEIELHGDIFAVLGLRDRVTQALRQPQTWVTWARLTGSGGLHRAPEPPPEEVRVTGRRHSRSRDAAAIAYHYDVPGDFYRLFLGATMTYSCGVWADPSVGLDAAQEAKYELICRKLGLAPGMRLLDVGCGWGGMVMHAARRHGVRAVGVTLSQEQAELARRRVADAGLSGQVEIRLADYRDVSDGPYDAISSIGMFEHVGTAHLGEYFGHMRELLAPGARLLNHGISSPAGQRPMRRNGFVQRYVFPDGELQEIGRVVSAVQHAGLEVRHTENLREHYALTLRTWVRNLEEHYDEATRLAGAGRARVWRLYLAGSAVGFERGDIEIHQTLAVRADDGVSRMPRRPDWD, from the coding sequence ATGACCGTCCGCACCACAACCACGCGCGGGCTCGCCGACATCTTCGCCGATCTCGTGGGCCAGGATGTGCCCGTGGCGTTCCGGGCGTTCGACGGCAGCTACGCCGGCCCGGCCGATCCCGTGGCGACCATCGAGGTCCGCTCCCCGGCCGCGGTGCGGCGGGTGCTCGCCGCGCCCAACCAGCTGGGCCTGGCGCGCGGCTACGTGGCCGGCGAGATCGAACTCCACGGGGACATCTTCGCCGTCCTGGGCCTGCGTGACCGCGTCACCCAGGCCCTGCGTCAGCCGCAGACGTGGGTCACGTGGGCTCGCCTGACCGGAAGCGGGGGGCTGCACCGCGCGCCCGAGCCGCCGCCGGAGGAGGTCCGGGTGACCGGGCGCCGGCACAGCAGGTCTCGTGACGCGGCCGCGATCGCCTACCACTACGACGTGCCAGGCGACTTCTACCGCCTCTTCCTCGGGGCGACCATGACGTACTCATGCGGCGTGTGGGCGGACCCGTCGGTGGGGCTGGACGCCGCGCAGGAGGCCAAGTACGAGCTGATCTGCCGCAAGCTGGGCCTGGCACCGGGGATGCGGTTGCTCGACGTCGGCTGCGGCTGGGGTGGGATGGTGATGCACGCCGCCCGCCGGCACGGCGTCCGCGCGGTGGGCGTCACGCTCTCGCAGGAACAGGCCGAGCTCGCACGACGCCGCGTGGCCGACGCGGGGCTGAGCGGCCAGGTCGAGATCCGGCTCGCCGACTACCGCGACGTCTCGGACGGACCGTACGACGCCATCAGCTCCATCGGCATGTTCGAGCACGTGGGCACCGCCCACCTCGGGGAGTACTTCGGACACATGCGTGAATTGTTGGCTCCCGGTGCACGGCTCCTCAACCACGGCATCAGCAGCCCGGCCGGGCAACGGCCGATGCGCCGCAACGGCTTCGTGCAGCGTTACGTCTTCCCCGACGGCGAGCTCCAGGAGATCGGCCGAGTCGTTTCCGCGGTCCAGCACGCCGGCCTGGAGGTCCGGCACACCGAGAACCTGCGCGAGCACTATGCCCTGACGCTGCGCACCTGGGTACGCAATCTCGAGGAGCACTACGACGAGGCGACCCGGCTCGCCGGGGCGGGCCGCGCCCGAGTCTGGCGCCTGTACCTCGCCGGTTCTGCCGTCGGCTTCGAGCGCGGTGACATCGAGATCCACCAGACCCTCGCCGTCCGCGCGGACGACGGCGTCAGCCGGATGCCGCGGCGACCGGACTGGGACTGA
- a CDS encoding SGNH/GDSL hydrolase family protein gives MTVMTALAAALARGQVAALRRRDWPSTAPLAVDVTVTPSTGAGAGAGVVELGAFGDSAMAGVGVDRLDDVLSVQLAQRVADATGRAVHVVGYARSGARTLDVLTRQVPAVRRTPDVSVLVVGTNDVIHATSPLALTRTCEAMLDGLETIGAPVVMSSLPEFRAMRALPGPVMSAARGYGSMVGVVQRRAAAPRPRVRLVDVVGAVGEEFVEDPDMMSTDSFHPSAAGYGRIADALAPAVLSVLTSFELTGGPR, from the coding sequence ATGACGGTGATGACGGCCCTGGCCGCGGCGCTCGCCCGGGGCCAGGTGGCCGCGTTGCGCCGACGGGACTGGCCCTCGACGGCCCCCCTGGCGGTGGATGTGACGGTGACCCCGTCCACGGGCGCCGGTGCCGGTGCCGGCGTCGTCGAGCTCGGGGCGTTCGGTGACTCGGCCATGGCGGGCGTCGGCGTCGACCGGCTCGACGACGTCCTGTCGGTACAGCTTGCCCAGCGGGTGGCCGACGCGACTGGGCGTGCCGTGCACGTGGTGGGCTACGCCCGTTCGGGTGCGCGGACCCTGGACGTGCTGACCCGGCAGGTCCCGGCGGTGCGCCGGACACCTGACGTATCGGTCCTGGTTGTCGGGACGAACGACGTCATCCACGCCACCTCACCGCTCGCGTTGACCCGCACTTGTGAGGCGATGCTCGACGGGCTCGAGACGATCGGTGCGCCCGTGGTGATGTCGAGCCTGCCGGAGTTCCGGGCCATGCGGGCGCTGCCGGGACCTGTGATGTCGGCGGCACGCGGGTACGGCAGCATGGTCGGGGTGGTCCAGCGCCGCGCAGCGGCCCCACGGCCGCGGGTGCGCCTGGTCGACGTCGTCGGTGCCGTGGGTGAGGAGTTCGTCGAGGACCCGGACATGATGAGCACCGACTCCTTCCACCCCTCCGCTGCCGGCTACGGCCGGATCGCCGACGCCCTGGCCCCTGCCGTGCTGTCCGTGCTCACCAGCTTCGAGCTCACAGGAGGCCCCCGATGA
- the nhaA gene encoding Na+/H+ antiporter NhaA, producing MSATTEEITPRPAGRVGALRRFVAAEHSSALLMLVATTVALVWANSPWAGGYEALWGTELGIRLADGHVSLELREWVNQGLMALFFFVAGLEIRRELDMGELRERRRLAAPVLAALGGMIVPVLLYLALNAGQPSAAGWGIVMGTDTAFALGVLVLVRGASARVRTFLLTLVVVDDAVALTVVALAYTDDVSWTALLVAVALFAAAALLRAAGVTRGAPYALLGVGVWGATLASGVHATVAGVALGLMATAYPPRQEGLRKAGARWRVFRMNPTPALARRTSRSVIGSVSPNERYQHLFHPWTSYLVVPLFALANAGLTLDADVLARAATSPITIGIVLGLVAGKVVGIVGATWAAACTGGLPLPLPWAQLVGASTVGGIGFTVSLLIAGISFTGEALEEAKAGILAASLLAAALAWVVFRVLTRLPDRARTAGADRLAAPITDLADPVDPEVDHVLGDPDAPVTLVWYGDVECPHCRHAHEVVSRLRREIGAELAVVFRHLPLPEIHPLAQLAAEASEAAAAQGRFWPMLETLYRSDGGLSRQDLTVRAAGLGLDVERFTSDLFERRHALRVERDIDSADASGAAGTPTFFLNGHRYRGRHDVPAMGAEIRRLLGVRAVLRRAPAAGMTSEG from the coding sequence ATGAGCGCGACGACTGAGGAGATCACCCCCCGCCCCGCCGGCCGTGTCGGCGCGCTGCGACGATTCGTGGCGGCCGAGCACAGCAGCGCGCTGCTGATGCTCGTGGCCACCACCGTGGCTCTGGTGTGGGCCAACTCGCCCTGGGCCGGGGGCTACGAGGCGCTGTGGGGCACCGAGCTCGGCATCCGGCTCGCCGACGGCCACGTCTCACTCGAACTGCGTGAATGGGTCAATCAGGGGCTCATGGCGCTGTTCTTCTTCGTCGCCGGCCTGGAGATCCGTCGCGAGCTCGACATGGGTGAGCTGCGCGAACGCCGCCGGCTCGCCGCTCCGGTGCTGGCCGCCCTGGGCGGGATGATCGTGCCCGTCCTGCTGTACCTCGCCCTCAACGCCGGGCAGCCCTCGGCGGCGGGGTGGGGCATCGTCATGGGCACCGACACGGCCTTCGCCCTGGGCGTGCTCGTCCTGGTGCGCGGCGCGTCCGCACGGGTGCGGACCTTCCTCCTGACCCTCGTCGTCGTCGACGACGCCGTCGCCCTGACCGTCGTCGCGCTGGCCTACACCGACGACGTCTCCTGGACGGCGCTGCTGGTGGCCGTCGCCCTGTTCGCGGCGGCGGCGCTGCTCCGCGCGGCAGGCGTCACCCGTGGCGCTCCCTACGCGCTCCTTGGCGTCGGGGTGTGGGGTGCCACGCTGGCCTCGGGGGTGCACGCCACCGTCGCCGGCGTGGCCCTGGGACTGATGGCCACCGCCTACCCACCCAGGCAGGAGGGACTGCGGAAGGCCGGCGCCCGCTGGCGCGTCTTCCGCATGAATCCGACGCCCGCGCTCGCCCGCCGCACCAGTCGTTCCGTCATCGGCTCCGTCTCTCCCAACGAGCGTTACCAGCACCTGTTCCACCCCTGGACCAGCTACCTCGTCGTCCCGCTCTTCGCCCTGGCGAACGCCGGGCTCACGCTCGACGCCGACGTGCTCGCTCGTGCGGCAACGTCACCGATCACGATCGGGATCGTGCTGGGACTGGTAGCGGGCAAAGTGGTCGGGATCGTGGGGGCCACCTGGGCGGCGGCATGCACGGGCGGCCTGCCGCTGCCCCTGCCGTGGGCACAGCTCGTAGGCGCCTCCACCGTGGGAGGGATCGGGTTCACCGTCTCGCTCCTGATCGCCGGCATCAGCTTCACCGGCGAGGCCCTGGAGGAGGCCAAGGCAGGCATCCTCGCCGCATCGCTCCTGGCAGCCGCCCTGGCCTGGGTGGTCTTCCGGGTGCTGACCCGGCTGCCGGACCGGGCGCGCACGGCCGGGGCGGATCGGCTCGCCGCGCCGATCACCGACCTGGCGGACCCCGTCGACCCCGAGGTCGACCACGTCCTCGGCGACCCGGACGCACCCGTGACCCTGGTGTGGTACGGCGACGTCGAGTGTCCGCACTGCCGCCACGCCCACGAGGTGGTGAGCCGACTGCGCCGGGAGATCGGTGCGGAGCTGGCCGTGGTCTTCCGCCATCTGCCGCTGCCGGAGATCCACCCTCTCGCCCAGCTCGCCGCTGAGGCCAGCGAGGCCGCTGCCGCGCAGGGGCGGTTCTGGCCGATGCTCGAGACGCTCTACAGGAGCGATGGAGGCCTGAGTCGCCAGGACCTCACCGTGCGGGCCGCCGGTCTGGGGCTGGACGTCGAGCGGTTCACCAGCGACCTGTTCGAGCGGCGTCACGCTCTGCGCGTCGAACGCGACATCGACAGCGCCGACGCCTCCGGAGCAGCCGGGACCCCCACGTTCTTCCTCAACGGTCATCGCTACCGCGGCCGTCACGACGTCCCGGCCATGGGCGCTGAGATCCGCCGCCTGCTCGGCGTCCGGGCCGTGCTTCGCCGGGCTCCGGCCGCGGGGATGACGTCCGAGGGCTGA
- a CDS encoding geranylgeranyl reductase family protein, producing the protein MTARLIEGDAEADVVVVGAGPAGSSAAFFLAQAGLEVLLLEKSAFPREKVCGDGLTPRAVRMLLAMGVDVSTDKGWARTRGLRMVADRAQLELDWPELAAFPSYGLVRSRRDLDTVLARRAVAVGARLYERTTAVAPVVDDRSGRVIGVRARSSPLDADRGLDVVLRAPVVVAADGVSSRLALAMGLQRRTDRPLAVAVRAYYASPRHTDDYLEAWVQVPDGGPGGRLLPGYGWVFGMGDGTCNVGVGSLNAPRSSRHIDYRSVLSSWLASLPPERGFPDEERTSALAGAALPLGFNRTPHYVPGLMLAGDAGGMVNPFTGEGISYALESGRMAADVVVDALSRHRDGERDDVLASYPRATADAYGRYFSWGRGFVRVIDHPAVLAVATRHGLSHPALMRLVFRLLCHLGPETEAADRVIGALRRLAPR; encoded by the coding sequence ATGACTGCGCGGCTGATCGAGGGTGACGCCGAGGCGGACGTCGTCGTGGTGGGTGCGGGTCCCGCCGGATCGAGCGCCGCGTTCTTCCTCGCGCAGGCCGGGCTCGAGGTCCTTCTGCTGGAGAAGAGCGCCTTCCCGCGGGAGAAGGTCTGCGGAGACGGGCTGACGCCCAGGGCGGTGCGCATGCTGCTGGCCATGGGCGTCGACGTCAGCACCGACAAGGGGTGGGCCCGCACGCGTGGGCTGCGAATGGTGGCCGACCGCGCTCAGCTGGAGCTCGACTGGCCGGAGCTCGCGGCGTTCCCGTCGTACGGGCTCGTCCGCAGCCGCAGGGACCTCGACACCGTGCTGGCCCGGCGGGCCGTGGCGGTCGGCGCGCGGCTGTACGAGCGCACCACTGCAGTCGCGCCGGTCGTGGACGACCGCAGCGGCCGGGTGATCGGCGTGCGGGCGCGCTCCTCGCCCCTTGACGCGGACCGGGGCTTGGACGTCGTGCTGCGCGCGCCCGTGGTGGTGGCAGCGGACGGGGTCTCGAGCAGGCTCGCGCTCGCCATGGGCCTGCAGCGCCGCACGGACCGGCCGCTCGCGGTGGCCGTCCGCGCGTACTACGCCAGCCCACGGCACACGGACGACTACCTCGAGGCGTGGGTGCAGGTCCCGGACGGCGGCCCCGGCGGCCGGCTGCTGCCGGGCTACGGCTGGGTGTTCGGCATGGGTGACGGCACGTGCAACGTCGGCGTGGGGTCCCTCAACGCCCCGCGGTCCTCCCGGCACATCGACTATCGCTCCGTGCTGTCCTCCTGGCTGGCGTCGCTGCCCCCGGAGCGGGGGTTCCCGGACGAGGAGCGCACGTCCGCGCTCGCGGGTGCGGCGCTGCCGCTGGGGTTCAACCGCACGCCGCACTACGTTCCCGGTCTGATGCTGGCGGGCGACGCCGGCGGGATGGTCAACCCGTTCACCGGGGAAGGGATCTCCTACGCCCTCGAGTCCGGCAGGATGGCGGCCGACGTCGTCGTCGACGCCCTCAGCCGGCACCGGGACGGCGAGCGCGACGACGTCCTCGCCTCTTACCCGAGGGCAACTGCCGACGCCTACGGCCGGTACTTCTCGTGGGGGCGCGGCTTCGTGAGGGTGATCGATCATCCGGCCGTGCTGGCGGTGGCGACCCGGCACGGCCTGAGCCATCCGGCCCTGATGCGCCTCGTCTTCCGGTTGCTGTGCCACCTCGGTCCGGAGACCGAGGCGGCGGACCGGGTCATCGGTGCGCTGAGGCGGTTGGCCCCGCGCTGA
- a CDS encoding DMT family transporter, translated as MFHARSAPAAPAAGALRAPRPWRMVGITAAWGACFVAIEWGLRDASLLWYAALRALLAGAALLALGAALRRPAPSGARDWGRITALGLTNVTVAFAAMFAGVAGLATGTAAVLANAQPLLILLPAWWLYGEALSVRTSVALVVGFAGLVLVAVPGGGGSGAALSLLSAAAITAGTLLSRRLGGLDVVVFTGWHLLVGGAALAALAAVVEGAPVIAWTPRFVLSLLFLALVGTAGTTVVWFTEARRSRLDVLSAWTFLTPVFGIVLAAVAFATVPAGWTAAGLAGVLAAMWVIVQPHPRPAVRPVPAGPP; from the coding sequence ATGTTCCACGCCCGCAGCGCCCCCGCCGCGCCCGCGGCCGGGGCGCTGCGGGCGCCCCGGCCCTGGCGCATGGTGGGGATCACCGCCGCCTGGGGCGCCTGCTTCGTCGCGATCGAGTGGGGCCTGAGGGACGCGTCCCTGCTGTGGTATGCCGCCCTGCGGGCCCTGCTTGCCGGGGCCGCACTGCTGGCCCTGGGCGCCGCCCTCCGCCGCCCCGCCCCGTCGGGGGCGCGGGACTGGGGGCGGATCACCGCGCTGGGACTGACCAACGTGACGGTGGCGTTCGCGGCCATGTTCGCCGGCGTCGCCGGCCTGGCCACCGGAACCGCCGCGGTGCTTGCCAATGCCCAGCCCCTGCTGATCCTGCTGCCGGCGTGGTGGCTGTACGGCGAGGCGCTCTCGGTACGTACGAGCGTGGCGCTGGTCGTCGGCTTCGCCGGTCTGGTTCTCGTCGCCGTGCCCGGTGGCGGTGGCAGCGGCGCCGCGCTGTCGCTGCTGTCCGCCGCGGCGATCACCGCCGGGACCCTGCTGTCGCGGCGTCTGGGGGGCCTCGACGTGGTGGTGTTCACGGGATGGCACCTCCTCGTGGGCGGCGCCGCGCTGGCCGCGCTCGCCGCGGTGGTGGAGGGGGCCCCGGTAATCGCCTGGACCCCCCGGTTCGTCCTGTCCCTGCTGTTCCTGGCGCTCGTCGGCACGGCGGGTACCACCGTGGTGTGGTTCACGGAGGCGCGCCGCTCCCGTCTCGACGTTCTGAGCGCGTGGACCTTCCTCACCCCCGTGTTCGGCATCGTGCTCGCGGCCGTGGCCTTTGCCACGGTGCCGGCCGGGTGGACCGCAGCGGGTCTGGCCGGGGTGCTGGCGGCCATGTGGGTGATCGTGCAACCTCACCCTCGCCCGGCGGTGCGCCCGGTTCCGGCGGGCCCGCCCTGA
- a CDS encoding AarF/UbiB family protein, which translates to MTSRAAVSGDCRDAFRARLRLCHRCRRPGGVLSLPVRAVGPREGPDVQPTGAPTARAGTARSHLHQGRADPVHTSRPPAAGLHRGAGEAAGRRRPRPDAGDRRHRGGAEELGGSGIFERFDRAPLASASIGQVPAAELDGEEVVVKVRRPGAAETVSTDLEILESWPSRRAATPSSPGTNDLVSVTREFGRTLSNEPDYINEARNAERFATTFAQDPDVHIPAVRWEATTSLVLALDRNTGDRRRRGARRRGPRGPAGTAGRGRAGTLGAPGAYLARASVTGRGGRRP; encoded by the coding sequence ATGACCTCGAGAGCCGCGGTGTCGGGAGATTGTCGAGACGCTTTCCGTGCACGGCTTCGGCTATGCCATCGGTGCCGCCGGCCTGGCGGGGTGCTTTCCCTTCCGGTGCGGGCTGTCGGGCCACGAGAAGGGCCGGACGTCCAGCCAACCGGAGCACCTACGGCCCGCGCTGGAACAGCTCGGTCCCACCTTCATCAAGGTCGGGCAGATCCTGTCCACACGTCCCGACCTCCTGCCGCCGGCCTACACCGAGGAGCTGGCGAAGCTGCAGGACGACGTCGCCCCCGTCCCGACGCAGGCGATCGTCGACACCGTGGCGGAGCGGAGGAGCTGGGTGGTTCCGGCATCTTCGAGCGATTCGACCGCGCCCCGCTGGCCAGCGCGTCCATCGGGCAGGTCCCCGCCGCCGAGCTCGACGGGGAGGAGGTGGTGGTCAAGGTCCGCCGGCCGGGCGCCGCCGAGACGGTCAGCACGGACCTGGAGATCCTGGAAAGTTGGCCGAGCAGGCGCGCCGCCACTCCGAGTTCGCCCGGGACCAACGATCTGGTGAGCGTCACCCGAGAATTCGGCCGGACGTTGAGCAACGAGCCGGACTACATTAACGAGGCCCGCAACGCCGAACGCTTCGCCACCACCTTCGCCCAGGACCCCGACGTGCACATCCCAGCGGTGCGATGGGAGGCGACCACGTCGCTGGTCCTGGCCCTCGACCGCAACACGGGGGATCGACGACGTCGAGGCGCTCGACGCCGCGGGCCCCGAGGTCCGGCAGGGACCGCTGGTCGTGGCCGGGCGGGCACGCTTGGTGCGCCGGGCGCCTACCTGGCCAGGGCCTCGGTCACCGGCAGGGGGGGCCGCAGACCCTGA
- a CDS encoding beta-phosphoglucomutase family hydrolase, producing MTRTGHAGPTPAPAPTGAVPPQEAVIFDMDGVVTDTAAVHAAAWKRLFDDVLADPRLSGGPYAPFDITEDYRLYVDGRAREDGVAAFLAARRIDLPTGGADDGADAWSVRGLAARKNAMYLHLLAEQGLRVFPGTVDLLRRLRAGGVPVGLVTASRNAQELLAAAGLGGIFDVVVDGREAHEMGLPGKPDPAMFLRAAELLGVDPARAAVVEDALAGVRGARTGGFGLVVGVDRVGQREALEEAGADVVVADVSELDLGSLRTDPWTLVYEGFDPAHEPHREALTTLGNGYLGTRGAAPERAADGVHYPGTYLAGVYNRLTSTVHGRDVEDEHLVNAPNWLLLDLRVGGGGWWSAGGLTAADERRELDLRRGVLTRTAVLTDGAGRRLRLTQHRIVSMARPHLACLETTLEAQGWDGAIGVASGIDGGVRNRNVAEYRGLADRHLRTVAVDDVDENTLLVEVETTQSQVRVATAARTTVTGPDAAPPVHEHHGDRHVLRFDLTLQAGRPVTITKTVAVFTSKDHAIASAPLAAVGELKRAAGGLAGLLPAHEAAWARLWDRFAIELDADRQTQLVLNLHVFHLLQSVSAHTADVDAGVPARGLHGEGYRGHVFWDELFVLPALTAHLPWVSRALLEYRYRRLDAARRAAAEAGRTGAMFPWQSGSDGREETPSMLFNTRSGRWMPDNSRRQRHVGLAVAYNAWQYYQATGDVAWLAHRGADLIIEVARFFASLATYDGAEDRFHIVGVMGPDEYHDGYPGAPGQGLRDNAYTNVLAAWVCARATEVLHLTDGHECDEVYARLGVRPEEPELWQRLGRRLAVPFHDGVLSQFDGYGALAELDWAHYRRTYGNIGRLDLILEAEGDTTNRYRLAKQADVLMLVYLLGPDGVLTTLERLGYPADRELLARTVDYYLARTAHGSTLSRVVHASVLARMDPVRAWQTFRDALAADLDDTQGGTTGEGVHLGAMAGTIDIVTRAFAGQRTEGDTVALDPNLPVGLRRARFSLVHRGQRLRISLDHDSLTVSADPCAANPRVRVGGRTEAVSAAGKMLFIPSDHENGGDERDD from the coding sequence ATGACGCGTACCGGTCACGCCGGCCCGACCCCGGCACCCGCCCCCACCGGGGCAGTCCCGCCGCAGGAGGCGGTGATCTTCGACATGGACGGCGTGGTGACGGACACGGCGGCCGTGCACGCGGCCGCCTGGAAGCGCCTGTTCGACGACGTGCTGGCCGACCCGCGGCTGAGCGGCGGACCGTACGCCCCGTTCGACATCACCGAGGACTACCGGCTCTACGTCGACGGACGCGCCCGGGAGGACGGCGTGGCCGCCTTCCTGGCCGCTCGCCGCATCGACCTGCCGACTGGCGGCGCCGACGACGGGGCCGACGCCTGGTCGGTGCGCGGCCTCGCGGCGCGCAAGAACGCGATGTATCTGCATCTGCTCGCCGAGCAGGGACTGCGGGTCTTTCCCGGCACGGTGGACCTGCTGCGCCGCCTCCGGGCAGGTGGCGTGCCTGTGGGGCTGGTCACCGCCAGCCGCAACGCTCAGGAGCTGCTCGCGGCGGCCGGGCTCGGCGGGATCTTCGACGTCGTCGTGGACGGCCGGGAGGCCCACGAGATGGGGCTGCCCGGCAAGCCCGATCCGGCCATGTTCCTGCGCGCCGCCGAGCTGCTGGGGGTCGATCCGGCCCGGGCGGCGGTGGTCGAGGACGCCCTCGCCGGGGTGCGGGGCGCCCGGACCGGAGGCTTCGGCCTCGTGGTCGGGGTGGACCGGGTGGGGCAGCGTGAGGCTCTCGAGGAGGCCGGGGCCGACGTCGTCGTCGCCGACGTCTCCGAGCTGGACCTCGGCTCCCTGCGCACCGACCCTTGGACGCTGGTCTATGAGGGTTTCGACCCGGCCCACGAGCCGCACCGAGAGGCGCTGACCACGCTGGGCAACGGCTACCTCGGCACCCGCGGCGCGGCCCCGGAGCGGGCGGCGGACGGGGTCCACTACCCCGGCACCTACCTGGCCGGCGTGTACAACCGGCTGACCTCGACTGTCCACGGGCGCGACGTGGAGGACGAGCACCTGGTCAACGCGCCCAACTGGCTGCTGCTGGACCTGCGTGTCGGTGGGGGAGGGTGGTGGTCGGCCGGGGGGCTCACCGCCGCCGATGAGCGCCGGGAGCTGGACCTGCGCCGCGGGGTGCTCACGCGCACGGCCGTTCTCACCGACGGCGCCGGCCGCCGCCTGCGTCTGACGCAGCACCGCATCGTGTCCATGGCGCGGCCCCACCTGGCCTGCCTCGAGACGACGCTCGAGGCCCAGGGCTGGGACGGTGCCATCGGCGTGGCGTCCGGAATCGACGGCGGCGTGCGCAACCGCAACGTCGCGGAGTACCGAGGGCTGGCCGACCGGCACCTGCGGACCGTCGCGGTGGACGACGTCGACGAGAACACCCTCCTGGTGGAGGTGGAGACCACCCAGAGCCAGGTGCGCGTCGCGACCGCCGCCCGCACCACGGTTACCGGGCCCGACGCCGCTCCACCGGTGCACGAGCACCACGGGGACCGCCACGTCCTGCGCTTCGACCTGACGCTCCAGGCGGGCAGGCCGGTGACGATCACCAAGACCGTCGCCGTGTTCACCTCCAAGGACCACGCCATCGCCTCCGCACCGCTGGCCGCGGTCGGGGAGCTGAAGCGGGCGGCCGGCGGGCTCGCCGGCCTGCTTCCCGCACACGAGGCGGCCTGGGCGCGGCTGTGGGACCGCTTCGCCATCGAGCTGGACGCGGACCGCCAGACCCAGTTGGTGCTGAACCTGCACGTCTTCCACCTGCTCCAGTCGGTCTCGGCGCACACCGCGGACGTCGACGCCGGCGTCCCGGCACGCGGACTGCACGGCGAGGGGTACCGGGGCCACGTGTTCTGGGACGAGCTGTTCGTCCTGCCGGCGCTCACCGCCCACCTGCCCTGGGTGAGCCGGGCGCTGCTGGAGTACCGGTACCGGCGCCTGGACGCGGCGCGGCGGGCGGCGGCCGAGGCGGGACGGACCGGGGCGATGTTCCCCTGGCAGAGCGGCAGCGACGGGCGCGAGGAAACCCCGAGCATGCTCTTCAACACCCGCTCGGGGCGCTGGATGCCGGACAACTCCCGCCGGCAGCGGCACGTCGGCCTGGCCGTGGCGTACAACGCCTGGCAGTACTACCAGGCCACCGGGGACGTGGCCTGGCTGGCACACCGGGGAGCCGACCTGATCATCGAGGTTGCCCGGTTCTTCGCGTCCCTGGCCACCTACGACGGCGCCGAGGACCGGTTCCACATCGTGGGGGTGATGGGACCGGACGAGTACCACGACGGCTATCCCGGCGCGCCGGGCCAGGGGCTGCGGGACAACGCCTACACCAACGTGCTCGCCGCCTGGGTGTGCGCCCGCGCGACTGAGGTACTGCACCTGACCGACGGGCACGAGTGCGACGAGGTCTATGCGCGGCTGGGCGTCCGCCCCGAGGAGCCCGAACTGTGGCAACGCCTCGGCCGCCGCCTAGCGGTGCCCTTCCACGACGGCGTCCTCAGCCAGTTCGACGGTTACGGAGCCCTGGCGGAGCTGGACTGGGCCCACTACCGGCGCACGTATGGCAACATCGGGCGCCTGGACCTCATCCTCGAGGCGGAGGGCGACACCACCAACCGGTACCGGCTGGCCAAGCAGGCCGACGTCCTCATGCTCGTCTACCTCCTGGGCCCCGACGGCGTCCTCACCACCCTCGAGCGGCTGGGCTACCCGGCCGACCGGGAGCTGCTGGCCCGGACCGTCGACTACTACCTGGCCCGCACGGCCCACGGGTCCACCCTCAGCCGCGTGGTACACGCGTCCGTGCTGGCCCGCATGGACCCGGTCCGCGCCTGGCAGACCTTCCGCGACGCCCTGGCCGCCGACCTCGACGACACCCAGGGAGGGACCACCGGTGAGGGGGTCCACCTCGGGGCCATGGCGGGCACCATCGACATCGTCACCCGCGCCTTCGCGGGGCAGCGCACCGAGGGGGACACCGTGGCCCTCGACCCGAACCTCCCGGTCGGTCTCCGACGGGCCCGGTTCTCCCTCGTGCACCGTGGCCAGCGGCTGCGGATCAGCCTCGACCACGACTCGCTGACCGTGTCCGCTGACCCGTGCGCCGCCAACCCCCGAGTGCGGGTGGGTGGCCGGACGGAGGCCGTCTCGGCGGCTGGGAAGATGTTGTTCATCCCGTCCGACCACGAAAACGGCGGCGATGAGCGCGACGACTGA
- a CDS encoding DUF4193 family protein — protein sequence MMDYDHWRRDDDADEGLRTPLPEMSRAALASQPEHDVEEAEDDDAYATPDAPLFAEDLVVRVLTLQQDEFLCSRCSLVHHRSQQATSGGGRAVHVDCASRPAAEVSA from the coding sequence ATGATGGACTACGACCACTGGCGCCGTGACGACGACGCGGACGAGGGTCTGAGGACTCCGTTGCCCGAGATGAGCCGGGCGGCGCTGGCGTCGCAGCCGGAGCACGACGTCGAGGAGGCTGAGGACGACGACGCCTACGCGACGCCCGACGCGCCGCTGTTCGCGGAGGACCTCGTCGTCCGGGTCCTCACCCTCCAGCAGGACGAGTTCCTCTGCTCCCGGTGCTCGCTGGTGCATCACCGCAGCCAGCAGGCCACCAGTGGTGGCGGGCGAGCGGTCCACGTCGACTGCGCCTCACGGCCCGCGGCAGAGGTGAGCGCATGA